Genomic DNA from Patescibacteria group bacterium:
TGAAAAAGCTGGAGAAGAAAGGGATTAAATTTGAATATCTTACTTTGCATGTCGGGCTTGGAACTTTCGCGCCGGTTAAAGCAAAGGACGTAAAAAAGCATAAAATGCATTCGGAATGGGCGGAGGTAAGCGCCAAAACTATTAAAAGCATAGTAAGCGCCAGAAAGGAGAAAAGAAGAGTTATCGCCGTGGGGACGACCAGCGTCCGGACGCTGGAAGCGGCTTTTGCCTCCGCCCAGGAGGAAAAATTTTCCGGCCTGCCAGCCGGTCAGGCAGGCTGGGTTGATATTTTCATTTATCCCGGCTACAAGTTTAAGGCGATTGACGGGATGATAACAAATTTTCATTTGCCGAAGTCAACCCTTCTGATGCTCGTTTCGGCCTTGGCCGGCCGGAAGGATATCGGTTTGGCCTATAGGGCGGCCGTCAAAAAAAACTACCGTTTCTTTAGCTATGGCGATGCTATGCTTATTGCCTAAGGCCAGGCAGCAACCGCCAATATCCTTTATTACGTTTCTTGACCGCGTAAAGTTATTAACTTATACTTAAATTATCAAAAATTAATGTAATTATCACATTTCCATTCTAAAGTATGTTTTGTACTCTATAATGGTTCGCAATTTATGGTACAGATGAAAAGGCACACCCGCCATTCGACCCTGTCGAGAAGGGCTCATCACGCTTTAAAAAAAGTCAAAACCAATAGCTGTGCTAAATGCGGCAAAGCTATCCTTCCCCACCACGCTTGTTCTTTCTGCGGCACTTACCGGGGAAGGGCTGTTAAAAAAATAAAAACGGCCAAACCAAAAAAGAAAAGCTAGCCGGTTATTAATTCACCGGCAAACGGTTGGGCGGTAAGTTAACCGGCTAATTTTAATTGACAGAATATGTCTAACAGGCACCTTGCAAGAACTATAGCTATGCAGACTCTTTTCCTTTGGGACTTCAGAGGAAAGGATGTTAATATTGAAGAGGGCCTAAAGGAAAATT
This window encodes:
- the rpmF gene encoding 50S ribosomal protein L32; translation: MVQMKRHTRHSTLSRRAHHALKKVKTNSCAKCGKAILPHHACSFCGTYRGRAVKKIKTAKPKKKS